The nucleotide sequence GCTCCATTTCTGCAATGTTCTTTTTGACTTCAGCTAGGTCTCTCTTAAAGGAAACCACTTCCGAAAGGACAGTGTCCATTTTTGTTGTGATAGTATCTTTCAGATCAGTCATCATGGACATAAGCTCCCGTATGGACGGTTCGCTCTGGTCCTGCGCAGCCTGCTGGGCGGAGCCGCTAGGAATGCTGGGTTCCTTGGGCCGCACGGAGGGATCTGGCGATTCATCACGATAAGACGCCCCAGTCGCACTTCCTTCAGTTTCGATTTCATTTGGCTTGGTTTTTGAACGTGATTTATTTCCAGTTTGTTTTCGAAGATTGAAGTCTCTTTTTTCCTTGTCACGTTCAGACATCGGTACAGTCATAAACATTTTCCCATGAAATACAATCTAAGTCATTCCCTAATGCTACTGGAGAATAGGTTGCATAGCTGCGGAACCTTTTTTTCGGAGGCATGAGGTTTCAATCTTGTTTTTTGGAAATAACACtcaaataaagcaaaaacagGTAAGTGATTTCACATATAATTATCAGTTAATATGATTCCAGCTGAAATTTGACACAAACTGATATTTGAATAAAATAATGGTCAATCAAAGAGTTTCTATGTCTAGCTATTCGTGTAGGTGTTTTAACAAGTTGTTGCATACCATAGCATTCCATCATTGATATATACTTACTAGTTTTGTCATCTTCCGAAAGTAAATTGATGTTGAAATCACCAAGAATAATGCATTCGTTTCTATCTAAACTCATTTGATGCAATACATCGTTTAAACTGTTACAGAAATCATTCATTTTCCAACCTGGTTTTCTGTATACAGTACCAACAATCATTATGTGTGTTACCATGTTCTACTTTCATCCAGAGCGATTCCGTATTCGGTATAGCGATATCACGCATGCGCGTGTAACGCAACTCGGAGTGTAAGTACATTGCTACACCACCTCCTCTACCATCATTTCGACTTTGGTATTCAAAGTTATAACCAAACAATTGATACAGATTCGTGTTATCGACATGCCATATTTCTGAAATTCCAATGATCTTGAATTTAGATTGTAGCGCTGTTTCAAACAACAATTGTAATTCGTCGAAGTTTGCATTAATGGATCAAATATTAATATGTGATACGCTCAGTGTGGAATTCATTTCACATAGAAATGTAAGTCGATCATTCGGGCTTAGATTGAAATGATTCACCGACAATAAATTATCAACTAAATCGTTCTGAAAGCGTCGTGTATTCATCTTTGAATAAATTTACACcatatacataacataataaattattatcatgatattaAACAATGTAAAGCCACAAGTCGGCTATATAATCTACTTGATCTTCCGAAGATCCTCCTCACAGCAAATGACAATCGCCGGAGAGTCAGAGTTTTTCCTTACAAGGATTTTGGCGTTCGATGTCCAGAGGTACCAGTAATTGGCCTTCCTTCTCTCCACGTTGGCCTTCGCAAGTAGCTGCATGGTGGCTGGCAGGAGATTCTTGGTTATGAAGACCCTCTGATCCTTGGTTTTGTCCCGCGGGTTCTTTCTTCCGTTATACACAGCATCTCGGGCTCGTCGTGGTGTGAATCGTTTTATTATGGGCCTTGGAGGTCCGCCTTTCTCTTTTTTCGGCCCGAGACGGTGTGTCACGTCTACGTCCTGCTCGGCTAAGTTGGGATCAGCGTGCTTCGCAACTTCTACAACGATCTGTTTAACGTTTTCTCCCTCTGTCTCGGGAATGCCGACAAATTCTAGGTTGACCCGTCTGTGGTATTGATCTAGGTCGGTCACTCGGTTCTCCAGCTGAGTCACGCTCTCCTTCAGCAAACTGTTCTGAGCCTGAAGCTCCTTGTTCTGCTTCTCCAGCTTTTCcgtcttcactttcatctcttCGAACTTTTCATTGAGAAAGGACCCCCCAAATAGACAAAatagcacacacaaaaaaatcaaaatctacagaaaattttaAGAACATTACAACTCGCCGTCTACTAGTAGTTCTTCcgcgaacaatgcgcgaaatatgcgtggaatatcagtgatcgttCGCGAAAATTTTGTCACCATCGCGTTCACCGACGACTTTCCACTGACGATTAGCAGACGACGCATGTTTCGCGCTTGTAACACCTACGTATCACTGaaaatcactaaaaaaaaaaaagatattggcGTATGTATCTCTAACAGAACACGTAAATAAGCGCATGTAATACTTGCGAAGTGCTGATGAATCACTGATGTATCACTAACAACTCACGTATGATTGGACCTATATTAAAACGGCCATTTTATCATATCCCGTCAGCAGGTCAGGACATTCCTGCTGCCGAGGGGTGCACATCAGACCCATGTTTTGCGTGATCTTTgcgtagttcttgcgcaattcatcggtgattttAATCGCGTAAATCAGCGATAATGGTTAAATTCTCGGCGGACATGCAcgcaaaaccaaatttcttacGTTATTCATAGGTTTACgcaacttttgggcagtgtgaccgagccccccccccccccttcctggaAAATGCTTTGACTTAAATCGAGAAAATTAAGAGATCCAATAGGTGGGAAATTGACCAAAGAAAATGGGATCCAATAGATATAAAGGTATGAATTCAACAGAGATATAacttgatacatgtataattatgcttAATCAATAGTAGTAAATCAGTTGTTAA is from Diadema setosum unplaced genomic scaffold, eeDiaSeto1 scaffold_38, whole genome shotgun sequence and encodes:
- the LOC140245823 gene encoding uncharacterized protein, whose translation is MKVKTEKLEKQNKELQAQNSLLKESVTQLENRVTDLDQYHRRVNLEFVGIPETEGENVKQIVVEVAKHADPNLAEQDVDVTHRLGPKKEKGGPPRPIIKRFTPRRARDAVYNGRKNPRDKTKDQRVFITKNLLPATMQLLAKANVERRKANYWYLWTSNAKILVRKNSDSPAIVICCEEDLRKIK